One Solea solea chromosome 5, fSolSol10.1, whole genome shotgun sequence genomic window carries:
- the fhod1 gene encoding FH1/FH2 domain-containing protein 1 isoform X3, giving the protein MAPVLCRIQYLEDSDPFICTNFPEPRRPPTVNLDENLPLSEHISGIHALLEAPLKLEECTLQVSPHGNYLDLDSSLSEQRDELETFYQDISKGKKPVLILRTQLSVRVHSILEKLYNCHGPELRRSLFSLKQLFQDDKDLVPEFVASEGLTCLIKVGAEADHNYQNYILRALSQIMLFVDGMDGVINHSETLQWLYTLTGSQSRLVVKTSLKLLIVFVEYSESNSPLLIHAVNTVDTRRGMKPWSFVVDVLDEKHVSDSELQVFAMTLINKTLSVLPDQDSFYDVTDSLEQLGMETIIHRHMNETTESDLRAQFTVYETSLKYEDGDVDDSSSSLLRKERRKIAANDQESRKSRRSSNQNLPDLLSTSTDSSPSNSTTPPPFLSPSSDLTTLSPTLSSASSSSSPTATLDSRASSPLTPDPGSPASSPSGSLRASPLPPHTPTNGTMTIEMDTRTTSSPSRSFLTHHMSSLGRKSRFFSKTSSICEESSATSSLPSDLSLQVKSSEMNPDQSKVETKTSFKDTFLRSLAATQWEKKRRSKHFSQSRLSSSDDISSPQPTAEEGGANSTVEASQSTAALQCSTLSNDKKFLMDMLYSTTATPLSPTATPLSPTATPPSPIATITDTSEAEGSLQAGGGGELCGWGRVSERLSSFRAHSLEPSASEGSASRRAELEGLEGSAQAALARLAENQQQRYLRQQSSIDLENPARRLETTQMTPLCPGGGADAWEQLQPSAAALRIKDLDFSDLLDEEDIDVLDMDTLDSTSAASCFSGIPPPPPLPPPPPGLGPPPPPPPPPGLVMPPPPPPPPLPPGAPPPSFLAAAEFPQKKKKTVKLFWKELKQPDRPKKCRFGRGTVWASLDKVAVDTVRLEHLFESKAKELPVTKKGPEIKKSEILVLDPKRSNTINIGMTVLPTVHVIKTAILNFDEFAISKEGIEKILTMTPTDEEKQKIQEAQLANPDVPLGPAEQFLLSLASISALTPRLQLWAFKLNYETLEKEIAEPLFDLKLGMEQLASNQTFRRTLATLLAIGNFLNSSNAKGFELSYLEKVVEVKDTVHRQSLLHHTCSLVLENYPESSDIYSEIPAISRSAKVDFELLSENLVQLERRCKASWDNLKVVTKHEAKVALKNKMTEFLKDCTQRIIILKVVHRRVINRFHSFLLFLGQPLSSVREIKVTTFCRIISEFSLEYRTSRERVVTQKRKRAAHRERTKTRGKMITDTEKFSGAVSLLDSPSLVTQAAVEAEPDAEEEHENMKNLLISSEVGLRRSRAVRSLGRVSPSLMSVAKDDGSNSQDDATDEIMDRLVKSVTHNPSVRAPSPRTRKRSRLNRKSLRRTLKSGLSVDVVQALGFNNKTEDRV; this is encoded by the exons ATGGCTCCCGTCCTGTGTCGGATCCAGTACCTGGAGGATTCTGACCCGTTCATCTGCACCAACTTCCCCGAACCTCGCAGACCTCCGACGGTGAACCTGGACGAGAACCTGCCGCTGAGTGAACATATCTCCGGGATCCACGCGCTGCTCGAGGCGCCGCTGAAG ttgGAAGAGTGCACTCTTCAAGTGTCTCCTCATGGAAATTATCTGGACTTGGACTCGTCTCTGTCTGAGCAGAGAGACGAGCTGGAGACATTTTACCAGGACATCAG TAAAGGAAAGAAACCCGTCCTGATCCTGAGGACTCAGCTCTCCGTCCGTGTTCACTCCATCCTTG AGAAACTCTACAACTGTCACGGTCCAGAGTTGAGACGCTCGCTGTTCTCACTGAAACAGCTGttccag GACGATAAAGACCTGGTTCCAGAGTTTGTGGCGTCTGAAGGTTTGACGTGTCTCATTAAAGTCGGAGCTGAGGCCGATCACAACTATCAGAACTACATACTGAGAG CTCTCAGTCAGATCATGCTCTTTGTGGACGGAATGGACGGTGTCATTAACCACAGTGAGACACTGCAGTGGCTCTACACACTGACAGGAAGTCAG tctCGTCTGGTGGTGAAAACGTCTCTGAAGCTTCTCATCGTGTTCGTGGAATATTCAGAGTCCAACAGTCCTCTACTCATCCACGCTGTCAACACGGTGGACACACGCAGAG gtatGAAGCCCTGGAGTTTTGTCGTCGATGTTCTGGACGAGAAACACGTCTCAGACTCAGAGCTGCAGGTGTTTGCTATGACGCTCATCAACAAG ACTCTGTCCGTCCTTCCAGACCAGGACTCCTTCTACGATGTGACGGACAGTCTGGAGCAGCTCGGCATGGAGACGATTATCCACCGACACATGAACGAGACCACAGAGAGTGACCTGAGAGCTCAGTTTACCGTCTATGAG ACATCTCTGAAGTACGAGGATGGTGATGTCgatgactcctcctcctccctcctccgtaaagaaagaagaaaaatcgcTGCTAATGATCAAGAGAGTCGAAAGAGTCGCCGCTCATCGAATCAAAACCTTCCGGACCTCCTGTCGACCTccacagactcctccccctccaacTCAAccactccccctcccttcctttcCCCCTCCTCTGACCTCACCACCCTCTCCCCCaccctctcctctgcctcctcctcctccagccccACGGCGACGCTCGACAGCAGAGCTTCTTCTCCATTAACCCCTGACCCTGGAAGTCCTGCCTCCAGTCCATCCGGATCACTGAGAGCGTCTCCACtgcccccccacacccccactAACGGAACCATGACCATTGAAATGGACACGAGGACAACGTCCAGCCC GAGTCGCTCTTTCCTCACTCACCACATGTCAAGTCTGGGCAGGAAGTCCAGGTTCTTCTCCAAAACCAGCTCTATCTGTGAAGAGTCTTCAGCTACCAGCAG cttgcCCTCTGATCTCTCTCTCCAGGTGAAGTCGTCTGAAATGAATCCAGATCAATCAAAGgtggagacaaagacaagtTTCAA agaCACCTTCCTGCGCAGCCTTGCAGCAACTCAgtgggagaagaagagaagaagtaaACACTTCAGCCAATCCAGACTGTCCTCATCTGATGACATCAGCAGCCCTCAGCCcacagcagaggagggaggggccAACAGTACTGTGGAGGCGTCACAGAGCa ctgctgcactgcagtgcagcacACTCTCCAACGACAAGAAGTTCCTGATGGACATGCTCTACTCCACGACCGCCACGCCCCTGAGCCCAACAGCCACGCCCCTGAGCCCGACAGCCACGCCCCCGAGCCCGATAGCCACCATTACCGACACCAGTGAAGCAGAAGGAAGCCTTCAGGCTG GCGGCGGTGGTGAACTGTGTGGTTGGGGTCGTGTGTCAGAGCGTCTGTCCAGCTTTAGAGCGCATTCTCTAGAACCCTCTGCCTCTGAGGGCAGCGCCTCACGCAGGGCAGAACTGGAAGGGCTAGAAGGCTCCGCCCAGGCAGCACTGGCCCGACTGGCTGAAAACCAACAG CAGCGTTACCTGCGGCAGCAGAGCAGCATTGACTTGGAGAACCCCGCCCGTCGCTTAGAAACCACCCAGATGACCCCACTTTGTCCTGGTGGTGGCGCTGATGCGTGGGAGCAGCTGCAGCCGAGCGCCGCCGCTCTGCGCATTAAAGACCTGGACTTTTCTGACCTTCTGGATGAGGAGGACATCGACGTCCTGGACATGGACACGCTGGACTCCACCTCCGCTGCCTCATGCTTTTCTggcattcctcctcctccccctcttcctcctcctcctccaggcttGGGCCCCccccctccgcctcctcctcctccaggccTGGTTATGcctcctcccccaccacctcctcccttACCCCCAGGTGCTCCACCCCCTTCTTTTTTGGCAGCAGCAGAGTTtcctcagaagaagaagaagacagtgaaGTTATTCTGGAAGGAGCTGAAACAGCCCGATCGACCCAAGAAGTGTCGCTTTGGCCGCGGGACGGTGTGGGCGTCACTGGACAAGGTGGCGGTGGACACTGTCCGCCTCGAACACCTGTTTGAGTCCAAGGCCAAGGAACTCCCTGTTACCAAG AAAGGACCTGAGATTAAGAAGTCTGAGATTCTGGTTCTGGACCCAAAGAGAAGCAATACCATCAACATTGGTATGACTGTTCTGCCCACGGTCCACGTCATCAAGACCGCCATCCTCAACTTTGATGAGTTTGCCATCAGTAAGGAGGGGATCGAG AAGATACTGACCATGACACCAACAGATGAGGAGAAGCAGAAGATCCAGGAGGCGCAGCTCGCCAACCCGGACGTACCTCTGGGTCCGGCAGAGCAGTTCCTGCTCAGTCTGGCCTCCATCAGTGCCCTGACCCCCCGTCTGCAGCTGTGGGCCTTCAAACTCAACTACGAGACGCTGGAGAAG GAGATCGCAGAGCCACTGTTTGACCTCAAGCTTGGGATGGAGCAGCTGGCGTCCAATCAGACTTTCAGGAGGACGCTCGCCACCCTGCTCGCCATCGGAAACTTCCTCAACAGTTCCAAT gCTAAAGGCTTTGAACTGAGTTATCTGGAGAAGGTGGTGGAGGTGAAGGACACTGTCCACCGTCAGTCTCTGCTCCATCACACCTGCAGCCTGGTCCTGGAAAATTACCCAGAATCCTCAGACATTTACTCTGAGATTCCCGCCATCAGCCGCTCAGCAAAG GTGGACTTTGAGTTGCTGTCAGAGAACCTGGTCCAGCTGGAGAGGCGCTGCAAAGCATCATGGGACAATCTGAAGGTGGTTACCAAACACGAGGCAAAGGTGGCGCTGAAGAACAAGATGACAGAATTCTTGAAGGACTGTACCCAGAGGATCATCATCCTGAAGGTGGTGCACCGGAGGGTCATCAACAG GTTCcactccttcctcctcttcctcggtCAGCCTTTGTCGTCTGTCAGAGAAATCAAGGTCACGACCTTTTGTCGCATCATTAGCGAGTTTTCTCTAGAGTATCGTACGAGCAGAGAGAGGGTGGTCACGCAGAAACGTAAACGCGCTGCTCATCGGGAAAGAACCAAGACCAGAGGAAAGATGATCACGGAT acGGAGAAATTCTCCGGGGCGGTGTCTCTTCTGGATAGCCCCTCCCTTGTGACCCAGGCAGCTGTGGAGGCGGAGCCTGATGCGGAAGAGGAGCATGAGAACATGAAGAACCTGTTGATCAGCAGTGAAGTCGGACTGAGACGCTCCAGAGCTGTCCGCA GTCTTGGCCGGGTGAGTCCATCTCTGATGTCCGTGGCCAAAGATGATGGTTCAAATTCCCAGGATGATGCCACAGATGAAATCATGGATCGACTCGTCAAATCTGTTACCCACAATCCCTCAGTCCGAGCACCAAGCCCCAGGACCCGGAAACGGTCCCGtctcaacaggaagtcat tgaggAGGACTCTTAAGTCTGGTCTCAGTGTGGACGTGGTTCAGGCTCTGGGATTCAACAACAAGACTGAAGACAGAGTCTGA
- the fhod1 gene encoding FH1/FH2 domain-containing protein 1 isoform X4 codes for MAPVLCRIQYLEDSDPFICTNFPEPRRPPTVNLDENLPLSEHISGIHALLEAPLKLEECTLQVSPHGNYLDLDSSLSEQRDELETFYQDISKGKKPVLILRTQLSVRVHSILEKLYNCHGPELRRSLFSLKQLFQDDKDLVPEFVASEGLTCLIKVGAEADHNYQNYILRALSQIMLFVDGMDGVINHSETLQWLYTLTGSQSRLVVKTSLKLLIVFVEYSESNSPLLIHAVNTVDTRRGMKPWSFVVDVLDEKHVSDSELQVFAMTLINKTLSVLPDQDSFYDVTDSLEQLGMETIIHRHMNETTESDLRAQFTVYETSLKYEDGDVDDSSSSLLRKERRKIAANDQESRKSRRSSNQNLPDLLSTSTDSSPSNSTTPPPFLSPSSDLTTLSPTLSSASSSSSPTATLDSRASSPLTPDPGSPASSPSGSLRASPLPPHTPTNGTMTIEMDTRTTSSPLPSDLSLQVKSSEMNPDQSKVETKTSFNFAEADSLYCPGSVNQDKPVLKKFEDTFLRSLAATQWEKKRRSKHFSQSRLSSSDDISSPQPTAEEGGANSTVEASQSTAALQCSTLSNDKKFLMDMLYSTTATPLSPTATPLSPTATPPSPIATITDTSEAEGSLQAGGGGELCGWGRVSERLSSFRAHSLEPSASEGSASRRAELEGLEGSAQAALARLAENQQQRYLRQQSSIDLENPARRLETTQMTPLCPGGGADAWEQLQPSAAALRIKDLDFSDLLDEEDIDVLDMDTLDSTSAASCFSGIPPPPPLPPPPPGLGPPPPPPPPPGLVMPPPPPPPPLPPGAPPPSFLAAAEFPQKKKKTVKLFWKELKQPDRPKKCRFGRGTVWASLDKVAVDTVRLEHLFESKAKELPVTKKGPEIKKSEILVLDPKRSNTINIGMTVLPTVHVIKTAILNFDEFAISKEGIEKILTMTPTDEEKQKIQEAQLANPDVPLGPAEQFLLSLASISALTPRLQLWAFKLNYETLEKEIAEPLFDLKLGMEQLASNQTFRRTLATLLAIGNFLNSSNAKGFELSYLEKVVEVKDTVHRQSLLHHTCSLVLENYPESSDIYSEIPAISRSAKVDFELLSENLVQLERRCKASWDNLKVVTKHEAKVALKNKMTEFLKDCTQRIIILKVVHRRVINRFHSFLLFLGQPLSSVREIKVTTFCRIISEFSLEYRTSRERVVTQKRKRAAHRERTKTRGKMITDTEKFSGAVSLLDSPSLVTQAAVEAEPDAEEEHENMKNLLISSEVGLRRSRAVRSLGRVSPSLMSVAKDDGSNSQDDATDEIMDRLVKSVTHNPSVRAPSPRTRKRSRLNRKSLRRTLKSGLSVDVVQALGFNNKTEDRV; via the exons ATGGCTCCCGTCCTGTGTCGGATCCAGTACCTGGAGGATTCTGACCCGTTCATCTGCACCAACTTCCCCGAACCTCGCAGACCTCCGACGGTGAACCTGGACGAGAACCTGCCGCTGAGTGAACATATCTCCGGGATCCACGCGCTGCTCGAGGCGCCGCTGAAG ttgGAAGAGTGCACTCTTCAAGTGTCTCCTCATGGAAATTATCTGGACTTGGACTCGTCTCTGTCTGAGCAGAGAGACGAGCTGGAGACATTTTACCAGGACATCAG TAAAGGAAAGAAACCCGTCCTGATCCTGAGGACTCAGCTCTCCGTCCGTGTTCACTCCATCCTTG AGAAACTCTACAACTGTCACGGTCCAGAGTTGAGACGCTCGCTGTTCTCACTGAAACAGCTGttccag GACGATAAAGACCTGGTTCCAGAGTTTGTGGCGTCTGAAGGTTTGACGTGTCTCATTAAAGTCGGAGCTGAGGCCGATCACAACTATCAGAACTACATACTGAGAG CTCTCAGTCAGATCATGCTCTTTGTGGACGGAATGGACGGTGTCATTAACCACAGTGAGACACTGCAGTGGCTCTACACACTGACAGGAAGTCAG tctCGTCTGGTGGTGAAAACGTCTCTGAAGCTTCTCATCGTGTTCGTGGAATATTCAGAGTCCAACAGTCCTCTACTCATCCACGCTGTCAACACGGTGGACACACGCAGAG gtatGAAGCCCTGGAGTTTTGTCGTCGATGTTCTGGACGAGAAACACGTCTCAGACTCAGAGCTGCAGGTGTTTGCTATGACGCTCATCAACAAG ACTCTGTCCGTCCTTCCAGACCAGGACTCCTTCTACGATGTGACGGACAGTCTGGAGCAGCTCGGCATGGAGACGATTATCCACCGACACATGAACGAGACCACAGAGAGTGACCTGAGAGCTCAGTTTACCGTCTATGAG ACATCTCTGAAGTACGAGGATGGTGATGTCgatgactcctcctcctccctcctccgtaaagaaagaagaaaaatcgcTGCTAATGATCAAGAGAGTCGAAAGAGTCGCCGCTCATCGAATCAAAACCTTCCGGACCTCCTGTCGACCTccacagactcctccccctccaacTCAAccactccccctcccttcctttcCCCCTCCTCTGACCTCACCACCCTCTCCCCCaccctctcctctgcctcctcctcctccagccccACGGCGACGCTCGACAGCAGAGCTTCTTCTCCATTAACCCCTGACCCTGGAAGTCCTGCCTCCAGTCCATCCGGATCACTGAGAGCGTCTCCACtgcccccccacacccccactAACGGAACCATGACCATTGAAATGGACACGAGGACAACGTCCAGCCC cttgcCCTCTGATCTCTCTCTCCAGGTGAAGTCGTCTGAAATGAATCCAGATCAATCAAAGgtggagacaaagacaagtTTCAA CTTTGCGGAGGCTGACAGCCTCTACTG cccaGGTAGTGTGAATCAGGACAAACCAGTTCTGAAGAAGTTTGA agaCACCTTCCTGCGCAGCCTTGCAGCAACTCAgtgggagaagaagagaagaagtaaACACTTCAGCCAATCCAGACTGTCCTCATCTGATGACATCAGCAGCCCTCAGCCcacagcagaggagggaggggccAACAGTACTGTGGAGGCGTCACAGAGCa ctgctgcactgcagtgcagcacACTCTCCAACGACAAGAAGTTCCTGATGGACATGCTCTACTCCACGACCGCCACGCCCCTGAGCCCAACAGCCACGCCCCTGAGCCCGACAGCCACGCCCCCGAGCCCGATAGCCACCATTACCGACACCAGTGAAGCAGAAGGAAGCCTTCAGGCTG GCGGCGGTGGTGAACTGTGTGGTTGGGGTCGTGTGTCAGAGCGTCTGTCCAGCTTTAGAGCGCATTCTCTAGAACCCTCTGCCTCTGAGGGCAGCGCCTCACGCAGGGCAGAACTGGAAGGGCTAGAAGGCTCCGCCCAGGCAGCACTGGCCCGACTGGCTGAAAACCAACAG CAGCGTTACCTGCGGCAGCAGAGCAGCATTGACTTGGAGAACCCCGCCCGTCGCTTAGAAACCACCCAGATGACCCCACTTTGTCCTGGTGGTGGCGCTGATGCGTGGGAGCAGCTGCAGCCGAGCGCCGCCGCTCTGCGCATTAAAGACCTGGACTTTTCTGACCTTCTGGATGAGGAGGACATCGACGTCCTGGACATGGACACGCTGGACTCCACCTCCGCTGCCTCATGCTTTTCTggcattcctcctcctccccctcttcctcctcctcctccaggcttGGGCCCCccccctccgcctcctcctcctccaggccTGGTTATGcctcctcccccaccacctcctcccttACCCCCAGGTGCTCCACCCCCTTCTTTTTTGGCAGCAGCAGAGTTtcctcagaagaagaagaagacagtgaaGTTATTCTGGAAGGAGCTGAAACAGCCCGATCGACCCAAGAAGTGTCGCTTTGGCCGCGGGACGGTGTGGGCGTCACTGGACAAGGTGGCGGTGGACACTGTCCGCCTCGAACACCTGTTTGAGTCCAAGGCCAAGGAACTCCCTGTTACCAAG AAAGGACCTGAGATTAAGAAGTCTGAGATTCTGGTTCTGGACCCAAAGAGAAGCAATACCATCAACATTGGTATGACTGTTCTGCCCACGGTCCACGTCATCAAGACCGCCATCCTCAACTTTGATGAGTTTGCCATCAGTAAGGAGGGGATCGAG AAGATACTGACCATGACACCAACAGATGAGGAGAAGCAGAAGATCCAGGAGGCGCAGCTCGCCAACCCGGACGTACCTCTGGGTCCGGCAGAGCAGTTCCTGCTCAGTCTGGCCTCCATCAGTGCCCTGACCCCCCGTCTGCAGCTGTGGGCCTTCAAACTCAACTACGAGACGCTGGAGAAG GAGATCGCAGAGCCACTGTTTGACCTCAAGCTTGGGATGGAGCAGCTGGCGTCCAATCAGACTTTCAGGAGGACGCTCGCCACCCTGCTCGCCATCGGAAACTTCCTCAACAGTTCCAAT gCTAAAGGCTTTGAACTGAGTTATCTGGAGAAGGTGGTGGAGGTGAAGGACACTGTCCACCGTCAGTCTCTGCTCCATCACACCTGCAGCCTGGTCCTGGAAAATTACCCAGAATCCTCAGACATTTACTCTGAGATTCCCGCCATCAGCCGCTCAGCAAAG GTGGACTTTGAGTTGCTGTCAGAGAACCTGGTCCAGCTGGAGAGGCGCTGCAAAGCATCATGGGACAATCTGAAGGTGGTTACCAAACACGAGGCAAAGGTGGCGCTGAAGAACAAGATGACAGAATTCTTGAAGGACTGTACCCAGAGGATCATCATCCTGAAGGTGGTGCACCGGAGGGTCATCAACAG GTTCcactccttcctcctcttcctcggtCAGCCTTTGTCGTCTGTCAGAGAAATCAAGGTCACGACCTTTTGTCGCATCATTAGCGAGTTTTCTCTAGAGTATCGTACGAGCAGAGAGAGGGTGGTCACGCAGAAACGTAAACGCGCTGCTCATCGGGAAAGAACCAAGACCAGAGGAAAGATGATCACGGAT acGGAGAAATTCTCCGGGGCGGTGTCTCTTCTGGATAGCCCCTCCCTTGTGACCCAGGCAGCTGTGGAGGCGGAGCCTGATGCGGAAGAGGAGCATGAGAACATGAAGAACCTGTTGATCAGCAGTGAAGTCGGACTGAGACGCTCCAGAGCTGTCCGCA GTCTTGGCCGGGTGAGTCCATCTCTGATGTCCGTGGCCAAAGATGATGGTTCAAATTCCCAGGATGATGCCACAGATGAAATCATGGATCGACTCGTCAAATCTGTTACCCACAATCCCTCAGTCCGAGCACCAAGCCCCAGGACCCGGAAACGGTCCCGtctcaacaggaagtcat tgaggAGGACTCTTAAGTCTGGTCTCAGTGTGGACGTGGTTCAGGCTCTGGGATTCAACAACAAGACTGAAGACAGAGTCTGA